In Helicobacter sp. MIT 21-1697, one DNA window encodes the following:
- a CDS encoding efflux RND transporter periplasmic adaptor subunit: protein MYLYKYCHLIMAFVFVLSFISCSDSDKQGKEMPSLKVETQSIAHQNVALSFEYAARLKSIQSVGVYARVQGVLLSKNFKEGDIVQEGQLLFKIDPARYIAKVNQAKAQWQSAEANFIKANRDWKRVEKLYKQGVYTIDQYDTSRSNFLSAQANVASTQAVLDDVKIDLGYTDVVATISGRIGMRSYDVGNLVGANGQEVLTTITQLSPIYAEFAIPNTDYYLMRGLENARIQVEFVLGNGKVYDKLGKLDFVDSVLDAQTSTIKARSIVDNEEHKLLPNEFVRVRLKGFEAQNAITIPQSALLQDSQGSYVYILKDGKAKIARVILGQNLRNNQVLIASGLSNGDVLVLNQLSKIREGMPLSPITQGELQKSQNKQDKQQEQK from the coding sequence ATGTATTTGTATAAATATTGCCATTTGATTATGGCTTTTGTTTTTGTATTAAGTTTTATATCGTGTTCAGATTCCGATAAACAAGGCAAAGAAATGCCAAGTCTTAAAGTAGAAACCCAAAGTATAGCACATCAAAATGTAGCATTGAGCTTTGAATATGCTGCACGATTAAAAAGTATCCAAAGTGTGGGTGTATATGCACGAGTGCAAGGTGTGCTTCTTTCAAAGAATTTTAAAGAAGGTGATATTGTCCAAGAAGGGCAGTTGCTCTTTAAAATTGACCCTGCGCGCTATATTGCAAAGGTCAATCAAGCTAAAGCGCAATGGCAGTCAGCAGAGGCAAATTTTATCAAGGCAAATCGGGATTGGAAACGTGTAGAGAAACTTTATAAACAAGGCGTTTATACGATTGACCAATATGATACTTCGCGTTCAAACTTCCTTTCTGCTCAAGCAAATGTAGCAAGCACTCAAGCTGTGCTTGATGATGTAAAGATTGATTTAGGTTATACTGATGTGGTGGCAACTATTAGCGGTAGAATTGGTATGCGTAGCTATGATGTAGGGAATCTTGTAGGTGCAAATGGGCAAGAAGTGCTCACAACCATTACGCAATTAAGCCCGATTTATGCCGAATTTGCTATTCCTAATACAGATTATTATTTAATGCGTGGATTGGAAAATGCGCGCATTCAGGTTGAATTTGTGCTTGGTAATGGCAAGGTATATGACAAATTAGGCAAACTTGATTTTGTTGATAGTGTGCTTGATGCACAGACTTCTACTATTAAGGCGCGCTCAATTGTGGATAACGAAGAGCATAAGCTTTTGCCTAATGAATTTGTGCGCGTGCGTTTAAAGGGCTTTGAAGCGCAAAATGCTATTACTATCCCTCAAAGTGCTCTTTTGCAAGATTCTCAAGGAAGTTATGTATATATTCTAAAAGATGGCAAGGCGAAAATCGCACGCGTTATACTCGGACAGAATCTCCGCAATAATCAAGTGCTTATTGCAAGTGGATTATCAAATGGCGATGTGCTTGTGTTAAATCAACTTTCAAAGATTCGTGAGGGTATGCCGCTTAGCCCAATTACTCAAGGGGAGTTGCAAAAAAGTCAAAACAAGCAAGATAAACAACAAGAGCAAAAATAA
- a CDS encoding multidrug efflux RND transporter permease subunit: MSRFCINRPIFAMVLSIVITLVGCISIFILPVEEYPQVVPNEIMVQATYSGASAEVMANTVASIIEDSINGVEGMLYMKSSSTSSGVMNLSVFFSNDTDADMALVNVSNRVQAALAQLPTEVQRVGITTRKKSSTMLGVYAMYSDNPAHTATFVANYGILNVINELKRVPGVGDVTAFGSRDYSMRIWLDIDKLSQNNLTPSEVAKVISEQNSQFAVGSFGKEPVRSDIAFTYSVTTQGRFVSAEEFGNIIIRSNNDGSALRLKDVAKIELGAKDYSVSPLFNGKDAAAFGIALQPGANALDVADSVEKKMKELSQSFPAGLHYKNVYNTTDFVKISIDEVKKTFIEAIVLVVIIMYFFLQNFRATIIPVIAIPVSIIGTFAGMYALGFSINLLTLFGLILAIGIVVDDAIIVIENVERILHTERKENGEKYSVKEATLKAMSEIQGPVVAIVLVLCSVFIPVAFIGGFSGAIYKQFAITIVISVVISGFVALSLTPALCVSILKAKEPQPFYLVKRFNDFFDWLTHKFGMQIGRALRRGSALLLCFVAIIVVTWGLFQRLPSSLVPSEDKGSMISFIQLPPAASLSRTTTEGKKALAILESNPSVDYSFLIAGFDMLASAARSSGAVIFVTLKKWSERNESSFEMAKKMMGIFNASLDAFSLVTTPPAIMGLSTVGGFEIYIQDRNGGSIKDLEKYANLLVMEANKRKELVGVRSLFSANIPQYHLTLDRERAKAMNVNIDDVFTTMQSTFGQHYVNDFNLYGKTYQVNVQAQSEFRESPEDLSRIFVKSSNGDLIPISALVHFERVIGPDIVDRFNLFTSAKIIGNANEGEGYSSGDALRTIEEMAREVLPEGYTIAYSGTSYQEKNASGTGKIAFVFGLVFVFLILCAQYERWLMPLSVLSAVPFAVFGAVVATTLRGLDSDIYFQIGLVMLIALSAKNAILIVEFAQHLHEREGKSIMESAIGAAKLRFRPIIMTSLAFSIGVLPLVLSTGAGSASRHAIGTGVIGGMLAATFIAIFFIPLFWSYVARLSQWLKNKMS, translated from the coding sequence ATGTCAAGATTCTGTATTAATCGTCCTATTTTTGCAATGGTGCTTTCAATCGTTATTACACTTGTGGGTTGCATTTCAATATTTATTTTGCCCGTAGAGGAATATCCACAAGTCGTGCCAAATGAAATTATGGTGCAAGCAACTTATAGCGGTGCAAGTGCAGAAGTGATGGCAAACACGGTGGCAAGCATCATAGAAGATAGTATCAATGGTGTAGAAGGTATGCTTTATATGAAATCTTCTTCAACTTCAAGCGGCGTGATGAATCTGAGTGTATTTTTTAGCAATGATACAGACGCGGATATGGCATTAGTCAATGTAAGCAACCGCGTTCAAGCTGCTCTTGCTCAACTTCCCACAGAAGTGCAAAGAGTGGGGATTACTACACGCAAAAAGTCTTCTACGATGCTTGGGGTATATGCAATGTATTCAGATAATCCTGCGCATACTGCTACTTTTGTGGCTAATTATGGGATTTTAAATGTTATCAATGAACTTAAACGTGTGCCCGGAGTAGGTGATGTAACTGCTTTTGGCTCAAGGGATTATTCAATGCGAATCTGGCTAGATATTGATAAACTTTCACAAAATAATCTTACCCCCTCCGAAGTGGCAAAAGTCATTTCTGAGCAAAACTCCCAATTTGCAGTAGGCTCTTTTGGTAAAGAACCTGTGCGAAGTGATATTGCCTTTACTTATTCTGTAACAACACAAGGGCGTTTTGTGAGTGCTGAAGAGTTTGGCAATATTATTATTCGCTCTAATAACGATGGTTCAGCATTGCGACTTAAAGATGTGGCAAAAATTGAATTGGGCGCAAAAGATTATAGTGTGAGTCCTTTATTTAATGGGAAAGATGCAGCAGCATTTGGTATTGCTTTGCAACCCGGAGCAAATGCACTTGATGTTGCCGATAGTGTAGAGAAAAAGATGAAAGAGCTTTCACAAAGCTTCCCTGCGGGATTGCATTATAAAAATGTCTATAACACGACTGATTTTGTGAAAATTTCTATTGATGAAGTTAAAAAAACTTTTATTGAAGCTATCGTGCTTGTAGTGATTATTATGTATTTTTTCTTACAAAATTTTCGTGCTACGATTATTCCTGTGATAGCTATCCCTGTATCTATTATTGGCACATTTGCAGGTATGTATGCACTTGGATTTTCCATTAATCTCCTTACTCTCTTTGGGCTTATTTTAGCCATTGGGATTGTTGTTGATGATGCGATTATCGTTATAGAAAATGTAGAAAGAATCCTTCACACAGAGAGGAAAGAAAATGGTGAGAAATATTCAGTAAAAGAAGCTACGCTTAAAGCTATGAGTGAGATTCAAGGACCGGTAGTGGCTATCGTGCTTGTGCTTTGTTCCGTATTTATCCCTGTGGCATTTATTGGTGGCTTTAGTGGAGCGATTTATAAGCAGTTTGCTATTACGATTGTTATATCCGTAGTCATTTCTGGATTCGTTGCTTTGAGCCTTACTCCTGCGCTTTGCGTGTCTATTTTGAAAGCAAAAGAACCTCAACCTTTTTATCTTGTCAAAAGATTTAATGATTTTTTTGATTGGCTTACGCATAAATTTGGAATGCAAATAGGGAGGGCATTAAGGCGAGGTTCAGCTCTTTTGCTTTGCTTTGTGGCAATTATCGTAGTTACTTGGGGACTTTTTCAACGATTGCCAAGTTCTCTTGTGCCAAGTGAGGATAAAGGAAGTATGATAAGCTTTATTCAGCTTCCACCCGCAGCTTCGCTTTCTCGCACTACCACAGAGGGCAAAAAAGCTTTAGCTATTTTAGAAAGCAATCCAAGCGTAGATTATAGTTTTCTTATCGCAGGTTTTGATATGCTTGCAAGTGCAGCACGTTCTTCCGGGGCAGTGATTTTTGTAACGCTCAAAAAATGGAGTGAGCGAAATGAGAGTTCTTTTGAAATGGCTAAAAAGATGATGGGCATATTTAATGCTAGTCTTGATGCTTTTTCTCTTGTAACTACGCCACCAGCAATTATGGGCTTATCCACGGTGGGTGGTTTTGAGATTTATATACAAGATAGAAATGGTGGAAGTATTAAAGATTTAGAAAAATATGCAAATCTTCTTGTAATGGAGGCAAATAAGCGTAAAGAACTTGTCGGTGTGCGAAGTCTTTTTAGTGCAAATATTCCGCAATATCACCTCACTCTTGATAGGGAACGCGCAAAGGCGATGAATGTTAATATTGATGATGTTTTTACAACAATGCAAAGCACTTTTGGACAACATTATGTCAATGATTTTAATCTCTATGGCAAAACCTATCAGGTGAATGTTCAAGCACAAAGCGAATTTAGAGAATCTCCCGAGGATTTAAGTCGTATTTTTGTCAAATCAAGCAATGGCGATTTAATTCCTATTAGCGCACTTGTGCATTTTGAACGCGTTATTGGTCCAGATATTGTAGATAGATTCAATCTTTTCACAAGTGCGAAAATCATTGGCAATGCGAATGAGGGTGAGGGGTATTCAAGTGGTGATGCGTTGCGCACAATAGAAGAGATGGCAAGAGAAGTGTTGCCAGAGGGTTATACTATTGCTTATTCAGGCACAAGTTATCAAGAGAAAAATGCAAGTGGCACAGGTAAGATTGCATTTGTGTTTGGGCTTGTTTTTGTGTTTTTGATTCTCTGTGCGCAATATGAGCGATGGCTTATGCCACTTTCTGTGCTTAGTGCTGTGCCTTTTGCTGTTTTTGGTGCAGTGGTAGCTACGACATTGCGAGGGCTTGATAGCGATATATATTTTCAAATTGGATTAGTTATGCTTATTGCCTTAAGTGCCAAAAATGCTATTTTAATTGTTGAGTTTGCTCAGCATTTGCACGAAAGAGAGGGGAAAAGCATTATGGAATCTGCCATAGGTGCAGCAAAATTGAGATTCCGCCCTATTATTATGACTTCACTTGCTTTTAGTATAGGTGTGCTTCCTTTGGTTCTAAGCACAGGTGCGGGAAGTGCAAGCAGACACGCTATTGGCACAGGCGTTATCGGTGGAATGCTCGCAGCAACATTTATAGCAATATTTTTTATTCCGCTTTTTTGGAGTTATGTTGCACGATTAAGCCAATGGCTTAAAAATAAAATGAGCTAA
- a CDS encoding GDP-L-fucose synthase family protein codes for MQKDSKIYVVGHRGLVGSAVYTELQNQGYTNLLIKTHKELDLTQQERVSAFFAKEQPEYVFLCAAKVGGILANNTYRAEFIYENLAIQNNIIHNAYMSGVKKMLFLGSTCIYPKNAPQPICEDALLTSELEYTNEPYAIAKIAGLKMCESYNLQYGTNFICAMPTNLYGENDNFDLQNSHVLPALLRKFHLAKLLQEGRIQEIVKNLNTNDEKEALQSLQRFGISVKSIEIWGSGNPKREFLYVQDLANACVFIMQHLDFKDLYIQGNKEIRNTQINIGTGEDISIKDLAYLIKDIVGFQGEICFDSSKPDGTMRKLSDVSKIHSLGWKHTYSLKEGILKTYQNVFL; via the coding sequence ATGCAAAAAGATTCTAAAATCTATGTCGTTGGACATAGGGGACTTGTAGGCAGTGCAGTTTATACAGAACTCCAAAATCAAGGCTATACTAATCTGCTGATTAAAACTCACAAAGAGCTAGATTTGACGCAACAAGAGCGTGTGAGTGCATTTTTTGCCAAAGAGCAGCCTGAATATGTGTTTTTATGCGCGGCAAAGGTGGGCGGGATTTTGGCAAATAACACTTATCGGGCGGAATTTATCTATGAGAATCTTGCCATTCAAAATAATATTATCCACAATGCGTATATGAGCGGTGTAAAGAAAATGCTCTTTTTGGGCTCAACTTGCATCTATCCTAAAAATGCCCCCCAACCCATTTGCGAAGATGCTCTTCTAACAAGTGAGCTAGAATACACCAATGAGCCTTATGCGATTGCCAAAATTGCGGGGCTTAAAATGTGTGAATCGTATAATCTCCAATATGGCACAAATTTCATCTGTGCAATGCCTACAAATCTCTATGGTGAAAATGATAATTTTGATTTACAAAATTCTCACGTTTTGCCTGCACTTTTGCGTAAATTCCATTTAGCAAAGCTCTTGCAAGAGGGAAGAATCCAAGAGATTGTAAAGAATCTGAATACAAATGATGAAAAAGAGGCTTTACAAAGCTTACAACGATTTGGAATCTCTGTAAAAAGCATAGAAATATGGGGAAGTGGGAATCCCAAAAGAGAGTTTTTGTATGTACAGGATTTGGCGAATGCGTGTGTGTTTATTATGCAGCATTTGGACTTTAAGGATTTATATATACAAGGGAACAAAGAAATCCGCAATACGCAAATTAATATCGGCACAGGCGAGGATATTTCTATCAAGGATTTGGCATATTTGATTAAAGATATTGTGGGATTTCAGGGGGAGATTTGCTTTGATAGTAGCAAACCTGATGGCACAATGCGCAAATTAAGCGATGTGAGCAAAATCCACTCTCTAGGCTGGAAGCATACATACTCCCTCAAAGAAGGGATTTTAAAAACATATCAAAATGTGTTTTTATAA